Proteins found in one Quercus robur chromosome 2, dhQueRobu3.1, whole genome shotgun sequence genomic segment:
- the LOC126712681 gene encoding putative calcium-binding protein CML19, which translates to MKTTHDAASSASTPITILEKKPSSSSPKKLSLGRLRLKLSPSRKADMNSLSQTGSNASKNNCSELQRVFDYFDEDGDGKISPSELQSCVVTVGSEMSMDEAEAAVKTCDLNGDGQIDFEEFQKLMDAGGEEDKNVELKEAFGMYEMDGSGCITPTSLKRMLTRLGESKSTEDCQAMIGRFDLNGDGVLSFDEFRTMMR; encoded by the coding sequence ATGAAGACCACACACGATGCAGCTTCTTCTGCCTCTACTCCAATTACAATATTGGAAAAAAAGCCTAGTTCAAGTTCACCGAAAAAATTATCTTTGGGAAGATTACGTCTTAAATTATCTCCAAGCAGAAAGGCGGATATGAATTCACTTTCACAAACTGGTTCCAATGCAAGCAAAAACAACTGCAGCGAGCTTCAAAGGGTGTTTGATTACTTTGACGAGGATGGAGATGGTAAAATATCTCCTTCTGAATTACAAAGCTGTGTGGTCACTGTTGGGAGCGAGATGTCGATGGATGAGGCAGAAGCAGCAGTGAAAACATGTGATTTGAATGGAGATGGGCAGATCGATTTCGAGGAATTCCAGAAGCTAATGGACGCAGGGGGAGAGGAAGACAAGAATGTGGAGCTCAAAGAGGCTTTTGGGATGTATGAGATGGATGGGTCAGGCTGCATCACCCCCACAAGCTTGAAAAGAATGCTGACTCGACTCGGTGAGTCCAAGTCTACTGAGGATTGCCAAGCCATGATTGGAAGGTTTGATCTCAACGGAGACGGTGTCCTGAGCTTTGATGAGTTCCGAACTATGATGCGCTAA
- the LOC126712682 gene encoding putative calcium-binding protein CML19: MKITYDAASSSSSSSSSSSPITVLEEKPSSTSPKKSALGRLRSKLSPRRKEDKRSLSPTASNASKNYCSDLQRVFDYFDEDGDGKISPSELQSCVRTVGGELSMDEAEAAVKTCDLNGDGQLDFEEFQKLMEAGGEEDKNEELREAFGKYEMEGSGCITPTSLKRMLSRLGESKSTEDCETMIRMFDLNGDGVLSFDEFQTMMR, from the coding sequence ATGAAGATCACATACGAtgcagcttcttcttcttcttcttcttcttcttcctcttctccaATTACAGTATTGGAGGAAAAGCCTAGTTCAACTTCACCAAAAAAATCAGCTTTAGGAAGATTACGTAGTAAATTGTCTCCAAGGAGAAAGGAGGATAAGCGTTCTCTTTCACCAACTGCTTCCAACGCAAGCAAAAACTACTGCAGCGATCTTCAAAGGGTGTTCGATTACTTTGACGAGGATGGAGATGGTAAAATATCTCCGTCTGAATTACAAAGCTGTGTGAGGACTGTTGGCGGCGAGCTGTCAATGGATGAGGCAGAAGCAGCCGTGAAAACATGTGATTTGAATGGAGATGGGCAGCTGGATTTCGAGGAATTCCAGAAGCTAATGGAAGCAGGAGGAGAGGAGGACAAGAATGAGGAGCTGAGAGAGGCTTTTGGAAAGTATGAGATGGAGGGGTCAGGTTGTATCACCCCCACAAGCTTGAAGAGGATGCTGAGTCGACTCGGTGAGTCCAAGTCTACTGAGGATTGCGAAACCATGATTCGAATGTTTGATCTCAATGGAGATGGCGTCCTGAGCTTTGATGAGTTCCAAACTATGATGCGCTAA